The following are encoded together in the Nitrospirota bacterium genome:
- a CDS encoding nitronate monooxygenase, with translation MKSYSTLKALIIKGKKIRVPIIQGGMGVGVSLHPLAKAVAQEGGLGIISSACIDRIVSKRTGKKKNTYESVYEEISLSKAKGGFSGINIMAALGRDYNASVKGAIDAGADAIISGAGLPLNLPAIQPPKDTALIPIVSSARALDIICKKWGKLGYRPDAVVLEGPLAGGHLGFRIDQVDLDSNKLENLLPSVKDMATKCGDMPVIVAGGIYTYSDILKFMDMGADGVQMGTRFLATEESSATEEYKRAVIRAKEEDIVVAHRPGSPCGLPFRVIKQSPMYVSSLQHKRTPKCDKGYVLMKDAEGNYTICPAKENNENYFCICNGLLSSAGYNSDKEEALYTVGTNASRVDKIVSVKTLMDELTGTGG, from the coding sequence TTGAAATCTTATTCAACACTGAAGGCGCTCATAATAAAGGGCAAAAAAATAAGGGTACCCATCATTCAGGGCGGGATGGGGGTCGGAGTATCGCTTCATCCGCTTGCGAAGGCCGTTGCTCAAGAGGGCGGACTCGGCATCATATCGAGTGCATGTATAGACCGGATCGTCTCTAAAAGAACCGGAAAAAAAAAGAACACCTATGAGTCTGTCTATGAGGAAATCTCTCTCTCTAAAGCAAAAGGCGGATTCTCAGGAATCAATATTATGGCCGCCCTTGGGAGAGATTACAATGCTTCCGTAAAGGGCGCCATCGATGCCGGCGCTGATGCCATTATCTCCGGCGCCGGCCTTCCGCTCAATTTACCGGCTATCCAGCCACCGAAAGACACGGCCCTGATTCCGATCGTATCGTCCGCGCGTGCGCTTGATATCATCTGTAAAAAATGGGGGAAACTGGGGTATCGACCCGATGCCGTAGTACTCGAAGGGCCCCTTGCAGGCGGGCACCTTGGATTTCGGATCGACCAGGTAGATCTTGATTCCAATAAGCTCGAAAATCTGCTGCCGTCAGTCAAGGACATGGCAACAAAATGCGGTGATATGCCCGTCATCGTAGCAGGCGGGATCTATACCTATTCAGATATCTTGAAATTCATGGACATGGGAGCTGACGGGGTTCAGATGGGAACACGCTTCCTTGCCACCGAAGAGAGTAGCGCCACGGAAGAGTATAAGCGGGCGGTCATTCGGGCAAAGGAAGAGGATATTGTCGTGGCGCACCGTCCCGGGTCACCCTGCGGCCTGCCGTTCCGGGTGATCAAACAATCCCCCATGTATGTCTCCTCGTTGCAACACAAAAGGACGCCCAAGTGTGACAAGGGCTACGTCCTCATGAAAGACGCTGAGGGGAACTATACTATCTGTCCTGCAAAAGAGAACAACGAGAACTATTTCTGTATCTGCAACGGACTCTTGAGCTCGGCCGGGTATAATTCGGACAAGGAAGAAGCGCTCTACACGGTAGGCACGAACGCCTCACGGGTTGATAAGATCGTGTCCGTCAAGACGTTGATGGATGAGTTGACGGGTACGGGAGGGTAA
- a CDS encoding bifunctional riboflavin kinase/FAD synthetase, with amino-acid sequence MRIVRGLKNFNERLLNPVLTLGNFDGVHLGHQAILKKVIERAREIKGTSVVFTFEPHPLKVLAPERSPRMLNTFHGKMKLFAAAGIDIVICANFTRTFAEQHPEDFARDVLHAQIGVSEVYVGYDYAFGKGREGSIESLKGMGRTFGFGVGVVEAVQVDNLVVSSSVIRDLISSGSMEEATKLLGRRYAIEGEVVHGAHRGQALGFPTANLKIVNELIPAHGVYAVLAQVENKTIKGVASIGIRPTFDAGPVSIEVYLFEFHDGLYGKGIEVSFVKRLRGEKKFPNADALVEQIRKDVREAQDALHAL; translated from the coding sequence ATGAGAATTGTACGCGGCCTTAAGAACTTTAATGAGCGGCTTTTGAATCCCGTGCTTACGCTGGGGAACTTCGACGGGGTGCATCTGGGACATCAGGCGATATTGAAGAAAGTGATCGAACGGGCCCGGGAGATCAAGGGAACGAGCGTTGTGTTTACCTTTGAGCCCCATCCGCTTAAAGTGCTTGCCCCGGAGCGTTCACCCCGCATGTTGAACACCTTTCACGGCAAGATGAAGCTGTTTGCCGCGGCTGGCATCGATATCGTGATCTGCGCCAATTTCACACGGACCTTTGCCGAGCAGCATCCCGAGGATTTCGCCCGCGATGTTCTGCACGCGCAGATCGGTGTCAGTGAGGTTTATGTCGGCTATGACTATGCCTTTGGCAAGGGCCGCGAAGGAAGCATTGAATCTTTGAAAGGGATGGGCCGGACCTTCGGATTTGGAGTCGGCGTTGTTGAAGCCGTACAGGTGGACAATCTCGTGGTCAGCAGCTCCGTCATCCGCGACCTGATCTCAAGCGGCAGCATGGAGGAGGCCACGAAGCTTCTCGGCAGGAGGTATGCCATTGAGGGTGAGGTGGTGCATGGAGCGCACCGTGGCCAAGCGTTGGGCTTTCCCACCGCCAACCTTAAAATAGTCAATGAGCTTATTCCCGCTCACGGTGTTTACGCCGTACTCGCACAGGTTGAGAATAAAACGATCAAGGGCGTTGCGTCAATCGGGATCAGACCCACCTTTGATGCTGGACCTGTTTCAATAGAGGTGTACCTTTTTGAGTTTCACGATGGACTCTATGGTAAGGGAATAGAGGTCTCTTTCGTTAAGCGTTTGCGCGGGGAGAAAAAGTTTCCCAACGCAGACGCACTTGTCGAGCAGATTCGTAAGGATGTGCGGGAGGCGCAAGATGCCCTGCACGCTCTCTGA
- a CDS encoding CbiX/SirB N-terminal domain-containing protein, producing the protein MKTAVIILGHGSRSGGNDVAIKRIVASIRESMSSDIVEYAYLQYAQPTPDEVLDRCIRQGAKKIVIIPFFMQSGVHVAKDIPAFLEKAKQKYPALDIRVTDYVGAHPLMEQIVADLIRKSK; encoded by the coding sequence ATGAAAACAGCAGTCATCATACTGGGGCATGGGAGCAGAAGCGGCGGGAATGATGTTGCAATCAAGCGTATTGTTGCGTCGATCAGGGAAAGCATGAGCAGTGATATCGTTGAGTACGCTTATTTACAATATGCTCAGCCGACTCCTGACGAGGTGTTGGATCGTTGCATCCGGCAAGGGGCGAAAAAAATCGTGATCATCCCCTTTTTCATGCAATCGGGCGTGCATGTTGCGAAGGACATCCCCGCGTTTCTCGAAAAGGCAAAACAAAAGTATCCAGCGCTGGATATCAGGGTGACTGACTATGTCGGCGCTCATCCCCTCATGGAGCAGATCGTAGCGGATCTGATCAGAAAATCAAAATAG
- the tyrS gene encoding tyrosine--tRNA ligase — translation MLSAKEQFDIIKRGAVEVIIEADLLKKLERSVSTGKPLRIKAGFDPTAPDIHIGHTVLLNKMRQFQELGHEVIFLIGDFTGMIGDPTGKSETRKHLTKEEVAENAKTYQRQIYKVLDKDLTKIAFNSEWMSKMTAEGMLQLAARHTVARMLEREDFKKRYQSELPISIHEFLYPLIQGYDSVMMKSDVELGGTDQKFNLLVGRELQKEYGQAPQCIVMMPLLEGLDGVNKMSKSLGNYIGINEPAKEIFGKVMSVSDDLMFRYYELVSSVSLAELEKIKTDVKSGALHPMEAKKRLAMEISGRFCGAGEGEKARVEFEKIFSKKDMPDDIPLIEIVWDGATMKLAKIIALSGASKSNSDARRLLQQGAVEVNGILIKEIDAELQASGDYVLKVGKKRFVRIVPK, via the coding sequence ATGCTTTCAGCGAAAGAACAGTTTGACATTATAAAACGCGGCGCTGTCGAGGTAATTATCGAGGCCGACCTGTTGAAGAAACTTGAGAGGTCGGTCTCGACCGGGAAACCCCTGCGCATCAAGGCGGGCTTTGACCCCACGGCGCCGGACATTCACATTGGCCATACGGTGCTTCTGAACAAGATGCGGCAGTTCCAGGAGCTTGGCCACGAGGTGATCTTTCTCATCGGCGATTTCACGGGCATGATCGGCGATCCCACGGGAAAGTCTGAAACTCGGAAGCATCTCACGAAGGAAGAGGTGGCCGAGAACGCCAAGACCTATCAGCGGCAGATCTACAAGGTCCTTGACAAGGATCTGACGAAGATCGCCTTCAATAGCGAGTGGATGTCGAAGATGACCGCTGAGGGGATGCTCCAGCTTGCCGCGAGACATACCGTCGCCAGAATGCTGGAGCGCGAGGATTTCAAGAAACGCTACCAGTCCGAGCTCCCCATCAGTATCCACGAATTTTTATATCCGCTCATCCAGGGATACGATTCCGTCATGATGAAATCGGACGTGGAACTGGGCGGCACGGACCAGAAATTCAACCTGCTCGTGGGCCGCGAACTCCAGAAGGAGTACGGCCAGGCGCCGCAATGTATCGTAATGATGCCGCTCCTTGAAGGGCTCGACGGCGTGAACAAAATGAGCAAGAGCCTCGGGAACTACATCGGCATCAATGAACCTGCAAAAGAAATCTTCGGCAAGGTGATGTCCGTGAGTGACGACCTGATGTTCCGATACTACGAACTGGTAAGTTCGGTGTCCCTCGCGGAGTTGGAAAAGATCAAGACTGATGTGAAGTCCGGCGCTCTCCATCCCATGGAGGCGAAGAAACGGCTGGCTATGGAGATTTCAGGTCGATTCTGCGGGGCAGGCGAGGGGGAAAAGGCGCGTGTGGAGTTCGAGAAGATATTCAGTAAGAAAGACATGCCGGACGATATCCCCCTTATTGAGATCGTATGGGACGGTGCGACGATGAAGCTCGCGAAGATCATAGCGCTTTCGGGGGCATCCAAGAGCAACTCCGATGCACGTAGACTTCTCCAGCAGGGTGCAGTTGAAGTGAATGGAATACTGATAAAAGAAATTGATGCTGAGTTACAGGCTTCAGGTGATTATGTTTTGAAGGTAGGAAAGAAGCGTTTTGTGAGAATAGTGCCGAAATGA